One genomic window of Vicinamibacterales bacterium includes the following:
- a CDS encoding sigma-54 dependent transcriptional regulator — MPRILIVDDDRETCRFMAELLEGPDREIDAAYDPQSALSLVHEHVFDLVISDINLNAEKSGLDILRAFRESNPGGQVLLISGFGTLETAIDAVRAGAFDYISKPFDISEVKATVERALAQTGPRRGGAAPTRDVRPPGLLGRTAPMLAVYKQIAHAADAVVPVLIIGESGTGKELVARAVHFHGHRNNRPFVPVNCGAITESLLESELFGHVRGSFTGAVSDTKGIFEQANGGTVFLDEIGETSPALQVKLLRVLEEGEIRPVGASRPTKVDIRIVAATNVELEKEVADQRFRQDLFYRLSVIVIRVPPLRERRADIPLLVGQFLLNACSRAGRQVEFTPAALDALAAYGWPGNVRELENTVERLVLFSRGTIIDAGDLPPAFHGTPPELSDKLFSGLPPLEEIERRYLLHVLEMVSGNRTKAAEIMGIDRRTLYRMAERFGLDLKDEA, encoded by the coding sequence ATGCCAAGAATACTGATTGTCGATGATGACCGTGAGACGTGCCGATTCATGGCCGAGTTGCTCGAGGGGCCGGACCGCGAGATCGACGCGGCGTACGACCCGCAGAGCGCACTGTCCCTGGTGCACGAGCACGTCTTCGACCTCGTGATTTCGGACATCAACCTGAACGCCGAGAAGTCTGGGCTCGACATCCTCCGCGCATTCCGCGAGTCGAACCCGGGCGGCCAGGTGCTGCTCATCAGCGGGTTTGGCACGCTTGAAACGGCCATCGACGCCGTCAGGGCCGGAGCCTTCGATTACATCAGCAAGCCGTTCGACATCAGCGAGGTGAAGGCCACCGTCGAGCGCGCGCTGGCACAGACCGGGCCGCGGAGGGGCGGTGCGGCTCCGACGCGCGACGTGCGGCCGCCTGGACTGCTCGGGCGAACGGCGCCGATGCTCGCCGTCTACAAGCAGATTGCGCATGCCGCCGACGCGGTGGTGCCGGTGCTCATCATCGGCGAGAGCGGCACCGGCAAGGAACTGGTGGCGCGCGCCGTCCACTTCCACGGGCATAGGAACAACCGGCCATTCGTCCCGGTGAACTGCGGCGCGATCACCGAGAGCCTGCTCGAGTCCGAGCTGTTCGGCCACGTCCGCGGGTCGTTCACCGGCGCTGTGAGCGACACCAAGGGTATCTTCGAGCAGGCGAACGGTGGCACGGTGTTCCTCGACGAGATTGGCGAGACGTCACCCGCCCTCCAGGTGAAACTCCTGCGAGTGCTCGAAGAGGGGGAAATTCGACCAGTCGGCGCGAGCCGGCCCACCAAAGTCGACATTCGCATCGTTGCGGCGACCAACGTCGAACTCGAGAAGGAAGTGGCCGACCAGCGCTTCCGGCAGGATCTCTTCTACCGCCTGAGCGTGATCGTCATTCGCGTGCCGCCACTGCGCGAACGCCGGGCGGACATTCCGCTGCTCGTCGGACAGTTCCTGCTGAACGCGTGCAGCCGCGCCGGCCGCCAGGTGGAGTTCACACCGGCCGCGCTCGACGCGCTGGCGGCGTACGGTTGGCCGGGGAATGTGCGGGAACTGGAGAACACCGTGGAGCGGCTGGTGCTCTTCAGCCGCGGCACGATAATCGACGCCGGCGACCTTCCCCCCGCCTTCCACGGCACGCCGCCCGAACTGAGCGACAAACTGTTCAGCGGCCTGCCGCCCCTCGAAGAGATCGAACGGCGCTACCTGCTGCACGTCCTCGAGATGGTCAGCGGGAACCGCACGAAGGCGGCCGAAATCATGGGGATTGACCGAAGGACGCTGTACCGGATGGCGGAGCGGTTTGGGCTGGACTTGAAGGATGAAGCCTGA